A part of Drosophila ananassae strain 14024-0371.13 chromosome 2R, ASM1763931v2, whole genome shotgun sequence genomic DNA contains:
- the LOC6493611 gene encoding pericentrin isoform X11, which produces MSRLKLEYEKQLNRKNKRHLTFDAARDLEQVICERDGLRELSKSFRSVLCRLAKCVANCEEDLNATLSEEVQRLLQHSRSQDGGDDLEVTLSSSLNNTKQMLRVPDVHSLLEVVEDPSLLQFIDSKSNEEPSEDFDLNDCLERLKSEASYLLHLSEDLHKQRPQNDESLEHVEEQEKQEHELCCEAEDGLKTTAAAVQQAVLAKFLRTNSLNDQQMGVASQRKNSNPEAGKTHTSLPPDLQQHAGNASELSFQLVELKNRLIKSETDRQKLQQQLTHTIDRNAELGQELQALRDQLSQLNSLNHTDYNEGYGLGALKSLDQSSASFAALQERARHLLSSSPVKEQPSRDQANSTVVLLQMIEDFCREGDKVVECGKKDREDLQSQIDTADKQLKDTRRFLEDQAAEREQERDEFQREIERLKAQLRDKEKEHSSYANASEESNLAKNKHYAQLEVQLREVNLQLSESNAKRDKFEVELKASIDKIFVLREIISELETQVQTKALNEQVLAEKAKQLEEYVSLQIRDNDALQQEVHSLKTDIGEGYQSRIRLLEEKLQQGRTSGEQSAVLGQVAEKLRDIETTLEQKTKVLESLHNSNTASNSCSLSVTEDVSCPGSRPVTADGSPSHPLTVEGVQRVTEKLDKHTRVEEAAIKRIRDLEMQVQQMRAGCVELQHERDSLQGRMDEQTQRISTLQNRLEEQRQRAEQLHRAGTSDLNTRVHELQGEVQNLSEQLAARDKQMATVRQQLQRSKEEIMRLEAELTVRTQPDRSLVDKLEAEVQQKGAEIGKLKEKIRTEMINRLALPDLMETMLADKNDEIDHLRDQLEAKEKELQAVNQEGSLLSTPVAGLGAGDAGGKQDSGGKSSARTLSDIGSISEYPEPDVDRRAVMLSLNAPGLHISEGAAGFLHQTMETSKEAVANLTHKRTDDLSGFVAPYPVNTFEHPHYFQALGVTAQSSDGLTPGLVPRQINFSNLTAEDSKLKTPSLLIQTPDMPKPTTPSEVQQLRQKLTLLEKEKQRQQKDMETKLQDLQNQLQMEQEQLGRQAQSLRSHQESEQKYRLRIESLESKILEAAAQEAAERENLRRELNCVSAAHEQCEDAAAARKRELETLNGEVKLKADQLLAAQRRCTELELQVQSLERDLERLKNSDNSSKQYSVDEIAQQVEKELNYSAQLDSNILKAIESEEENNLDKKLLQKEVQTEEEHQPGTGNGTDDENFTGERELLNQLEALKAQLAVEREQCETLSKELLGEKQHSQEIQEQDVVIIEAMRKRLETALDEEDELHKQLDQERERCERLQTQLTSLQRAESRRNSSLLLKSPNDSPRKSPRADFETELGDRLRSEIKLLAAQNERERERYADAQRSNERERQRFEKELQERVAYCERLKQEMEKLSRDKESAELELEHFNERLTLQATEIESLEARLVTLQEAETRRANTRTRQHQETVKLQAEIHELKSRLLAAEASRDCLDQKVTQLRFDVSRSSQREAKLAEALAQANDRLAHSTDDNVPAQFLQKMQEINALVAENTQENRQMAETVQFLVGERIALQKKCEELGGSGNTNVAELEERCRQLIGRYLRVESHRKALVYQKRYLKLTLEGYQASEQLALQNLRGGPPPVKRNIKKKFKTVALAIIAIQRIKYIGRIWHTGKRIVSKSVFTITQQRNGPGLNVNVAPPPSPLPVPNSNLPTNSHSSNNSNLTGRLNYAPVSPTMINYGNLQPIVLPSDFALQAPTTSLHTTFTSTSNNHNNNNNNNNSNESSLPSLARLDWPTMQKPKRAHARHH; this is translated from the exons ATGTCGCGCCTGAAATTGGAATACGAGAAGCAGCTCAACCGGAAGAACAAGCGTCACCTCACCTTCGATGCGGCCCGTGACCTGGAGCAGGTGATCTGCGAACGAGATGGTCTCAGGGAACTGTCGAAGAGTTTCCGCTCCGTGCTCTGCCGGCTGGCCAAGTGCGTGGCCAACTGCGAGGAGGATCTGAATGCCACTCTGTCGGAGGAGGTGCAGCGTCTGCTGCAGCACAGCCGCAGTCAGGATGGAGGCGACGATCTGGAGGTTACCCTCAGCAGCTCCCTGAACAACACCAAGCAAATGCTCCGAGTGCCGGATGTGCACAGCCTGCTGGAAGTGGTCGAGGATCCCAGTTTGCTGCAGTTCATCGACAGCAAGAGCAACGAAGAGCCCAGTGAGGACTTCGACTTGAACGACTGCCTGGAGAGGTTGAAGTCGGAGGCGTCGTACCTGCTGCATTTGTCGGAGGACTTGCACAAGCAGCGTCCCCAAAACGATGAGTCCCTGGAGCACGTGGAGGAGCAGGAGAAGCAGGAGCATGAGCTGTGTTGCGAGGCAGAGGATGGCCTGAAGACTACAGCTGCTGCAGTGCAGCAGGCGGTGCTTGCCAAATTTCTGCGCACCAACTCCCTAAACGACCAGCAAATGGGAGTGGCCAGCCAGCGGAAGAACAGTAACCCGGAGGCGGGAAAAACCCATACCTCTCTGCCTCCGGATCTTCAGCAGCATGCCGGAAATGCTTCAGAGCTCTCCTTCCAGCTGGTGGAGCTGAAGAACCGCTTGATCAAGTCGGAGACGGATCGTCAGAaactgcagcagcaactgaCCCACACCATCGACCGGAATGCCGAACTGGGCCAGGAGCTGCAGGCTCTGAGGGACCAGTTGTCGCAGCTGAATTCCCTAAACCACACGGACTACAACGAGGGCTATGGCCTGGGAGCTCTGAAGAGCCTGGACCAATCGTCAGCCAGTTTTGCTGCCCTCCAGGAGCGAGCCCGCCACCTGCTTTCCTCCTCCCCCGTAAAGGAGCAGCCGTCAAGGGACCAGGCCAATTCCACTGTGGTGTTGCTCCAAATGATTGAAGACTTTTGCCGCGAGGGTGACAAGGTGGTCGAGTGCGGCAAGAAGGATCGCGAAGATCTGCAATCTCAG ATCGATACCGCTGACAAGCAGCTGAAGGATACAAGGCGTTTCCTGGAGGATCAGGCCGCCGAACGCGAACAGGAACGTGACGAGTTCCAGCGCGAAATCGAGCGGCTGAAGGCTCAATTACGTGACAAGGAGAAGGAGCACAGCTCCTATGCCAATGCCTCCGAGGAG TCGAATTTAGCGAAGAATAAGCAT TATGCCCAACTGGAGGTCCAGTTGAGGGAAGTCAACCTCCAGCTCAGCGAATCCAATGCCAAGCGGGACAAATTCGAGGTGGAACTGAAGGCCTCGATCGACAAGATCTTCGTCCTTCGGGAGATCATCTCGGAGCTGGAAACCCAAGTCCAGACCAAAGCCTTGAATGAGCAAGTGCTGGCCGAAAAGGCCAAGCAACTGGAGGAGTATGTCAGTCTGCAGATTCGGGACAATGATGCACTGCAGCAGGAAGTTCACAGCCTGAAGACCGACATCGGCGAGGGCTACCAATCCAGGATTCgcctgctggaggagaagTTGCAGCAGGGAAGGACCAGCGGTGAACAGAGTGCTGTCCTGGGGCAAGTGGCCGAAAAGCTGCGAGACATTGAAACTACTCTGGAGCAGAAGACCAAAGTCCTAGAATCGCTGCACAACTCCAACACCGCCTCTAATTCGTGCAGCTTAAGTGTCACGGAGGACGTCTCCTGTCCTGGAAGCAGACCCGTGACTGCAGACGGTTCCCCCTCCCATCCTCTCACTGTTGAAGGCGTCCAGCGGGTAACCGAAAAGCTGGACAAGCACACCAGGGTCGAGGAGGCGGCTATCAAGAGGATTCGTGACCTGGAGATGCAGGTCCAACAAATGCGCGCCGGCTGTGTG gaactcCAACATGAAAGGGACTCGCTGCAGGGGCGCATGGACGAGCAGACCCAAAGGATATCCACGCTGCAGAACCGCCTGGAGGAGCAACGCCAGCGGGCCGAGCAACTCCATAGGGCTGGCACCTCTGACCTGAATACCCGGGTCCATGAACTCCAGGGCGAAGTTCAGAACCTGAGCGAGCAGTTGGCAGCTCGGGACAAGCAAATGGCCACTGTGCGGCAGCAGCTGCAACGCAGCAAGGAGGAGATCATGCGCCTGGAGGCGGAGCTCACGGTGCGCACCCAACCGGATCGTAGTCTGGTGGACAAACTGGAGGCCGAAGTGCAGCAGAAAGGTGCCGAAATAGGTAAGCTGAAGGAGAAGATACGCACCGAGATGATCAACCGACTGGCACTGCCCGATCTTATGGAAACTATGCTGGCGGACAAGAATGATGAAATCGATCACCTTCGCGATCAACTGGAGGCCAAGGAGAAGGAGCTCCAAGCTGTTAACCAAGAGGGTAGTCTGCTTTCTACACCAGTAGCAGGACTAGGAGCGGGAGATGCGGGAGGAAAACAGGACTCGGGTGGCAAGTCGAGTGCCCGCACACTGAGCGACATTGGATCGATTTCAGAGTATCCAGAACCGGATGTGGACAGGAGAGCAGTGATGCTGAGCCTAAATGCTCCTGGCCTTCATATCAGCGAAGGCGCGGCTGGCTTCCTGCATCAGACTATG GAAACATCCAAGGAAGCGGTTGCCAATTTAACACACAAGCGCACGGACGATTTAAGTGGCTTTGTGGCTCCTTATCCAGTGAACACGTTCGAGCATCCTCACTACTTCCAGGCCCTTGGCGTTACAGCCCAGAGTAGTGATGGCCTCACTCCTGGTCTGGTGCCACGCCAAATCAACTTCTCCAACCTCACGGCAGAGGATTCCAAGCTGAAGACCCCAAGTCTCTTAATACAGACCCCAGATATGCCCAAACCAACAACGCCATCGGAAGTACAACAATTGCGCCAAAAGCTAACTCTTTTGGAGAAGGAGAAACAGCGACAGCAAAAGGACATGGAAACGAAACTGCAGGATTTGCAAAACCAACTTCAGATGGAGCAAGAGCAACTGGGTCGACAAGCCCAGAGCCTGCGCAGTCACCAGGAAAGTGAGCAGAAGTACAGACTCCGCATTGAATCTCTGGAGTCCAAGATTCTGGAGGCAGCCGCCCAGGAGGCCGCCGAACGGGAGAACCTTCGCAGGGAACTGAACTGCGTCAGTGCTGCACATGAGCAGTGCGAAGATGCAGCTGCTGCCCGTAAAAGAGAACTGGAAACTCTTAATGGCGAAGTGAAACTCAAGGCAGATCAACTGCTGGCTGCTCAGCGACGCTGCACTGAGCTGGAACTCCAAGTTCAAAGCCTAGAAAGGGATCTGGAGCGTCTCAAAAACAGCGACAATAGCTCAAAGCAGTATTCCGTGGACGAAATTGCCCAGCAGGTGGAGAAGGAACTGAACTACTCCGCCCAGTTGGATTCGAATATTCTAAAGGCCATTGAGAGCGAGGAGGAGAACAATCTGGACAAGAAGCTACTGCAGAAGGAGGTCCAAACAGAGGAGGAGCACCAGCCGGGCACTGGCAACGGCACCGATGATGAGAACTTCACCGGCGAACGGGAGCTGCTGAACCAACTGGAAGCCCTCAAAGCTCAGCTGGCCGTGGAGAGGGAACAATGTGAGACATTGAGCAAAGAGCTGCTGGGCGAGAAGCAGCACTCTCAGGAAATCCAAGAGCAGGACGTAGTGATAATCGAGGCCATGCGAAAGAGACTAGAAACCGCCCTGGACGAGGAGGATGAGCTGCACAAGCAGTTGGATCAGGAGCGAGAACGTTGTGAGAGGCTGCAGACTCAACTAACTTCCCTACAGCGAGCAGAAAGTCGCCGGAATAGTTCTCTACTCCTCAAGTCCCCCAATGATTCTCCTCGCAAGTCCCCAAGAGCCGATTTCGAGACAGAACTTGGAGATCGCCTGCGCAGTGAAATCAAACTTCTGGCGGCCCAAAACGAGAGGGAAAGGGAGCGGTATGCCGATGCCCAAAGAAGCAACGAGCGGGAACGCCAGCGGTTCGAGAAAGAGCTCCAAGAGCGGGTGGCCTACTGCGAGCGACTGAAACAAGAGATGGAGAAGCTATCGCGGGACAAGGAATCAGCTGAACTCGAACTGGAGCACTTTAATGAGCGCCTGACTCTGCAAGCCACTGAGATCGAGAGTCTGGAGGCCAGACTTGTTACCCTCCAAGAGGCGGAAACGCGAAGAGCCAACACCCGCACCCGTCAGCACCAGGAAACTGTGAAACTCCAGGCCGAGATCCATGAACTGAAGTCAAGACTCCTGGccgctgaagcttctcgaGACTGCCTGGACCAAAAGGTCACCCAACTGCGTTTCGATGTGAGCCGCTCCAGTCAAAGGGAAGCCAAGCTGGCTGAGGCTCTGGCCCAGGCCAATGATCGTCTCGCTCACAGCACGGACGACAATGTGCCGGCGCAATTTCTGCAAAAGATGCAGGAGATCAATGCCCTGGTGGCGGAGAATACCCAGGAGAACAGACAGATGGCTGAGACTGTTCAGTTTCTGGTGGGTGAGAGGATTGCACTGCAGAAGAAGTGCGAGGAACTCGGCGGATCTGGCAATACCAATGTGGCTGAGCTGGAGGAGCGTTGCCGGCAGCTAATCGGTCGCTATCTGCGAGTGGAGTCTCACCGCAAGGCATTGGTCTACCAGAAGCGGTATTTGAAGCTAACCCTAGAAGGCTATCAGGCCAGTGAGCAGCTGGCTCTGCAGAATCTCCGCGGAGGACCTCCGCCTGTAAAgcgaaatattaaaaagaagTTCAA GACTGTAGCTCTGGCCATTATTGCCATTCAGCGCATCAAATATATTGGACGCATTTGGCACACTGGAAAGCGAATTGTCAGCAAGTCGGTCTTCACCATAACCCAGCAGAG AAACGGTCCTGGACTTAATGTGAATGTGGCACCGCCCCCCTCTCCACTGCCAGTGCCCAACTCGAATCTACCCACCAATAGCCACagtagcaacaacagcaacctGACGGGCCGACTTAATTATGCGCCCGTATCGCCAACAATGATTAATTATGGCAACCTGCAACCGATTGTGTTGCCGTCGGATTTTGCCCTCCAAGCGCCAACAACATCGTTGCACACCACCTTCACCTCCACCAGCAACAACcacaataataacaataataataataatagtaatgaGAGCAGTTTGCCCTCATTGGCCAGATTGGATTGGCCAACAATGCAAAAACCGAAAAGAGCACATGCGCGGCATCACTGA